A stretch of Methanocalculus natronophilus DNA encodes these proteins:
- the vapC gene encoding type II toxin-antitoxin system VapC family toxin: protein MKVLVDTSIWSLALRRRGVLSEDEKVLVSVLIDLIDDARVVMIGPIRQELLSGVSSMSQFNELTEHLQSFEDLPLYREYYERAADFFNICRRSGVQGSHIDFLICAVAVEADLQIYTSDRDFILYAKHLPIRLYGT from the coding sequence ATGAAAGTCCTTGTTGATACCTCAATCTGGTCTCTTGCGCTCAGGAGAAGAGGTGTTCTGTCAGAGGATGAAAAAGTACTGGTCAGTGTATTGATCGATCTGATCGATGATGCACGGGTTGTTATGATCGGTCCAATCAGGCAGGAATTACTCTCAGGGGTCTCATCAATGTCACAGTTCAATGAACTCACAGAGCATCTGCAATCCTTTGAAGACCTGCCCCTTTACCGTGAGTACTATGAGAGGGCCGCTGACTTTTTTAACATCTGCAGACGATCCGGTGTTCAGGGTTCACATATTGACTTTTTAATCTGTGCAGTGGCAGTTGAAGCAGATCTGCAGATTTATACCTCAGATCGTGACTTTATTCTGTATGCAAAGCACCTGCCTATCCGTTTATATGGGACATAA
- the galU gene encoding UTP--glucose-1-phosphate uridylyltransferase GalU has product MTITKAVIPAAGLGTRFLPVTKSMPKEMLPIIDVPVIHYVVQEALASGIDDIIIITGRSKRAIEDYFDDAPELEMHLAKNPKNASVLSMVRDISKLADIHYVRQKEPLGLGDAVLRAEKHISGEPFAVLLGDDIIKNDTPCTQQLIDTYTRYRCSVLAVEEVSDAMVSSYGIIRGKPLEDSLSLLEDIIEKPSLADAPSRTGAIGRYVFTPEIFDCLHATRQGVGGEIQLTDAIRLLNARQNIYAYEFSGRRYDTGDRMGYLEAILDVALEQDDLRGDLVAYMKGIVERSE; this is encoded by the coding sequence ATGACCATCACAAAAGCCGTCATCCCGGCAGCCGGCCTCGGCACCCGGTTCCTGCCGGTCACCAAATCAATGCCGAAAGAGATGCTCCCGATCATTGATGTTCCCGTGATCCATTATGTTGTCCAGGAGGCGCTTGCCTCAGGAATTGACGATATCATCATCATCACCGGCCGGAGCAAGCGGGCGATAGAGGATTATTTTGATGATGCGCCGGAACTGGAGATGCATCTTGCAAAGAACCCAAAGAATGCCAGCGTGCTGTCGATGGTTCGTGATATTTCAAAGCTTGCTGATATCCACTATGTCCGGCAGAAGGAGCCGCTTGGGCTTGGTGATGCGGTACTCAGGGCTGAGAAGCATATCAGCGGCGAGCCGTTTGCCGTTCTCCTTGGTGATGATATCATCAAGAACGATACCCCCTGTACGCAGCAGCTGATCGATACCTACACCCGGTACCGCTGCTCGGTGCTGGCGGTTGAAGAGGTCTCTGATGCGATGGTCTCAAGTTATGGGATCATCAGGGGAAAGCCGCTTGAGGATTCGCTCTCGCTTCTGGAGGATATCATCGAGAAGCCGTCCCTTGCAGACGCCCCATCCCGGACGGGTGCGATCGGGCGGTACGTCTTCACGCCCGAGATCTTTGACTGCCTCCATGCAACCCGCCAGGGTGTGGGTGGGGAGATCCAGCTGACTGATGCGATCCGGCTTTTGAATGCCCGCCAGAATATCTATGCCTATGAGTTCTCGGGCAGGCGGTATGATACCGGGGATCGGATGGGCTACCTGGAGGCAATTCTTGATGTTGCACTTGAGCAGGACGATCTGCGGGGCGATCTGGTGGCATATATGAAGGGGATTGTGGAGAGGTCGGAGTGA
- the hepT gene encoding type VII toxin-antitoxin system HepT family RNase toxin — MSGVVRDTLIRTKLIEMEESVLLVKKHLPESFEEFLDMGLLKDGIYKRIEYAIENVFDICAILNADLKLGIPGEDEDSIIHLVTHGIIRSEMYEKLRTMKGFRNLVVHRYGRINDEIAFTILQENLGDFALFKQAIIEYLNTNAD; from the coding sequence ATGAGTGGTGTAGTCAGGGACACACTGATCCGGACAAAGCTTATCGAAATGGAGGAGAGCGTCCTGCTGGTGAAGAAACATCTGCCGGAATCGTTTGAAGAGTTCCTTGATATGGGCCTCTTGAAGGATGGGATCTACAAACGAATCGAATATGCAATTGAAAATGTCTTCGACATCTGCGCAATCCTGAATGCGGATCTGAAGCTTGGGATTCCAGGCGAGGATGAGGATAGTATCATCCACCTCGTGACACATGGAATCATCAGGTCTGAAATGTATGAAAAACTCAGGACAATGAAGGGTTTTCGCAATCTGGTGGTTCACAGATATGGCCGGATAAACGATGAGATTGCATTTACAATCCTGCAGGAAAACCTTGGAGACTTTGCTCTCTTCAAACAGGCCATTATAGAATACCTCAACACAAATGCAGATTGA
- a CDS encoding SDR family oxidoreductase, with the protein MHYLITGGAGFIGSNLADHLAANHEITIVDNLTTGRQENIRHQRDHRNITIINGSITDYDLMVEITDGIDGIFHQAAIPSVPRSVKDPITTNEANITGTLRLLVAAKENGVRKVVAASSSSVYGDTPILPKEEGMMPNPLSPYAVTKLTDEYYGKVFTELYGIQTVFLRYFNVFGPRQDPASEYAAVIPKFITRLLNNQSPIIYGDGNQTRDFTYIKDVVMANMQAMESDATGVYNIACGRRITLNELAETLMEITGSRQQVIYEAPREGDIRDSLADISRATAAFGYTPGYTLEEGLQETVAWFLDQM; encoded by the coding sequence ATGCACTACCTCATCACCGGCGGTGCCGGCTTCATCGGATCAAACCTCGCTGACCATCTCGCTGCAAACCACGAGATAACAATTGTTGATAACCTCACCACCGGCAGGCAGGAGAACATCAGGCATCAGAGAGATCACAGGAATATCACCATTATCAATGGGAGCATCACCGATTATGACCTGATGGTCGAGATCACAGACGGAATCGATGGTATCTTCCACCAGGCAGCAATCCCCTCTGTACCCCGCTCAGTCAAGGATCCAATCACCACAAACGAAGCAAACATCACCGGCACCCTCCGGCTCCTCGTTGCAGCAAAAGAAAACGGCGTCCGGAAAGTCGTTGCCGCCTCATCTTCATCAGTCTATGGCGACACCCCCATCCTCCCAAAGGAGGAGGGGATGATGCCAAATCCCCTCTCCCCGTATGCAGTCACAAAACTTACCGATGAATACTACGGCAAGGTCTTCACCGAACTCTATGGCATCCAGACAGTCTTCCTCAGGTACTTCAATGTCTTCGGCCCCCGCCAGGATCCGGCATCAGAATATGCAGCGGTCATCCCGAAGTTCATCACCCGCCTTCTGAACAACCAGAGCCCGATCATCTACGGTGATGGAAACCAGACACGCGACTTCACGTATATCAAAGACGTCGTCATGGCAAACATGCAGGCAATGGAAAGCGATGCAACCGGCGTCTACAACATCGCCTGCGGAAGGCGGATCACACTCAATGAACTCGCAGAAACCCTGATGGAGATCACAGGCAGCAGGCAACAAGTAATCTACGAAGCACCGCGTGAAGGCGATATCAGGGACTCGCTTGCCGACATCTCACGGGCAACGGCAGCATTTGGCTACACTCCCGGATATACACTTGAAGAAGGATTACAAGAGACGGTTGCGTGGTTTTTGGACCAGATGTAA
- a CDS encoding cofactor-independent phosphoglycerate mutase — MNPGVLQTSQQKCLLILGDGMADEPIAELGGRTVLEAASTPNMDYIARHGRMGMLQTIPSGFEPGSDIANLSVLGYDPARYYTGRGPLEAASMGVVLAHDDIAYRCNLVTVQDGVMADFSAGHISSEEGRELFASLQPALAGTSLYSGISYRNLLLLHHARGAETTPPHDIVGKEIDSFLPEGEDKEILRHCMKVSAEVFADHPVNRARAREGKSEATMIWPWSGGKTPSLPSFQEQFSRSGGMISGVDLLFGIARIAKMEVIRVPGATGYLDTNYREKIRYAVDAAARLDFVYVHVEAPDEAGHLGSIEEKIRAIERLDEAIGIALEEFDGMIVLLPDHPTPIRLKTHTRDPVPFAVLGLGRDETTQYSEREGERGSYGILQGPELLPFLFSRTNE, encoded by the coding sequence GCCGATTGCGGAACTTGGCGGCAGGACTGTTCTTGAAGCGGCATCGACGCCGAATATGGATTATATCGCACGGCATGGACGTATGGGGATGCTTCAGACTATTCCGTCAGGATTTGAGCCAGGATCAGATATAGCAAACCTCTCGGTTCTTGGCTATGATCCGGCACGCTACTATACAGGCCGGGGGCCGCTTGAGGCGGCATCAATGGGCGTGGTACTTGCTCATGATGATATCGCATACCGTTGCAACCTGGTGACGGTTCAGGACGGTGTGATGGCAGATTTTTCTGCCGGGCATATCTCAAGTGAAGAGGGCAGGGAGCTCTTTGCTTCACTGCAACCAGCGCTGGCTGGTACGTCTCTTTATTCCGGGATCAGCTACCGGAATCTCCTGCTCCTCCATCATGCACGCGGTGCAGAGACGACACCGCCACACGATATCGTCGGCAAAGAGATAGACTCGTTCCTTCCTGAGGGTGAGGATAAAGAGATACTGCGCCATTGCATGAAGGTCTCAGCAGAGGTCTTTGCAGATCACCCGGTGAACCGGGCGCGTGCACGGGAAGGGAAATCTGAGGCGACCATGATATGGCCATGGAGCGGGGGGAAGACACCATCCCTTCCCTCGTTTCAGGAACAGTTCTCCCGGTCAGGCGGCATGATCTCAGGGGTTGATCTCCTCTTTGGGATCGCGCGGATTGCGAAGATGGAGGTGATCAGGGTGCCTGGTGCAACCGGATACCTGGATACCAATTACCGGGAAAAGATCCGGTATGCAGTTGATGCGGCAGCGAGGCTTGATTTTGTGTATGTGCATGTTGAAGCACCTGACGAGGCAGGTCATCTTGGCAGCATTGAAGAGAAGATACGCGCAATTGAGCGGCTTGATGAGGCAATTGGGATTGCTTTGGAAGAATTTGACGGGATGATTGTGCTCCTCCCCGATCATCCGACTCCAATACGCCTGAAGACGCATACGCGCGATCCCGTTCCGTTTGCGGTTCTTGGACTTGGTCGTGATGAGACTACGCAGTACTCTGAGCGGGAAGGGGAGCGTGGATCCTATGGAATACTGCAGGGGCCGGAGCTCCTGCCGTTTCTCTTCTCTAGGACGAATGAGTGA
- a CDS encoding nucleotidyltransferase domain-containing protein, whose protein sequence is MPPTEDLADKALKRIKAIDGFDRVCFIFLYGSVAAGQARANSDVDLCLWYDGDTTEAERFRFACIKELSDFRIDIQIFSHLPLYIRIEVIRGRLLYAKDLRFAYDVAYRTIREFDRFKHRFYDYIGKEAMV, encoded by the coding sequence ATGCCCCCCACAGAAGACCTTGCAGACAAAGCCCTGAAGCGTATCAAAGCTATCGATGGCTTTGATCGCGTCTGTTTCATCTTCCTCTATGGATCTGTTGCAGCGGGGCAGGCACGGGCAAATTCGGATGTCGATCTCTGTCTCTGGTATGATGGCGATACAACTGAGGCTGAACGATTCCGGTTTGCATGCATAAAAGAATTATCAGATTTCCGTATTGATATCCAGATTTTTTCACATCTCCCGCTCTACATCAGAATTGAGGTCATCCGGGGCCGTCTGCTCTATGCAAAGGATTTGCGTTTTGCGTATGATGTTGCATACCGGACGATCAGGGAATTTGATAGGTTCAAACACCGTTTCTACGACTATATCGGAAAAGAGGCGATGGTATGA
- a CDS encoding DUF7557 family protein translates to MAGEVTTIKITPGVKQRLDRLRRYPRESYNEIISRLTTEKEEEGITEEDILDIEEALEDIKAGRVYSTAQLKQKLGLD, encoded by the coding sequence ATGGCAGGAGAAGTAACCACCATCAAGATTACTCCAGGTGTGAAACAAAGACTTGATAGGTTGAGGCGATATCCCCGTGAGTCTTATAACGAGATAATCTCACGGCTTACCACGGAAAAAGAAGAAGAGGGAATAACTGAAGAAGATATTTTGGATATTGAGGAAGCGCTTGAGGATATCAAGGCAGGCCGGGTCTATTCGACTGCCCAGCTCAAACAGAAACTCGGTCTTGATTGA
- a CDS encoding UDP-glucose dehydrogenase family protein — MNISILGTGYVGAVTGACFAELGNDVVFVDIDPARTDCIRTGRSPIFEPGLDDLLTKNLDRISATTNTRDAIRDTDVTFICVGTPSNPDGSIDLGYVEAACRDIGQVLREKDGWHTVVMKSTVVSGTTTGIVRSTLEDASGKVAFRDFGLAANPEFLREGSALTDVFSPDRIVIGAEDSTSREILESLYGSFDCPKIACAIPVAEMIKYVSNAFLATKISFANEIGNLCKSMGIDTAEVFEGVGLDARINPAFFRSGIGFGGSCFPKDVRALIAQARSQGVPPQILTSVVAVNENQPLRLVILLKKHIPDLRGRRIGVLGLAFKPDTDDIRESRAIPIIEELQKEGAGVIAYDPLAMESFGRLFPDISYADSAEDLVSTADAVLLTTEWKEFDALDYTGKLVIDGRRVPKAAVGSIYEGVCW, encoded by the coding sequence GTGAACATATCAATACTTGGAACCGGTTATGTCGGTGCAGTAACAGGCGCCTGCTTTGCAGAGCTTGGGAATGACGTTGTCTTTGTGGATATCGATCCTGCCAGAACAGACTGTATCCGTACCGGCAGGTCTCCTATCTTCGAACCTGGCCTTGATGATCTGCTCACAAAGAATCTGGATCGGATCTCTGCGACAACGAATACCAGAGACGCGATCCGGGATACCGATGTAACCTTCATCTGTGTCGGGACTCCTTCGAATCCGGATGGTTCAATCGATCTTGGGTATGTCGAGGCTGCCTGCCGGGATATCGGGCAGGTGCTCAGGGAGAAGGATGGATGGCATACGGTTGTAATGAAGAGCACTGTTGTGTCTGGAACAACAACGGGAATTGTTCGGTCAACACTTGAAGACGCATCCGGGAAGGTTGCCTTCCGCGATTTCGGGCTCGCAGCAAACCCTGAATTCTTACGGGAAGGATCAGCACTCACGGACGTCTTCTCGCCGGATAGGATTGTGATTGGTGCTGAAGACTCAACATCACGCGAGATCCTTGAGAGCCTGTATGGGTCTTTTGACTGCCCGAAGATCGCCTGTGCAATCCCGGTTGCCGAGATGATCAAGTACGTGAGCAATGCGTTTCTAGCCACCAAGATCAGCTTTGCAAACGAGATCGGCAACCTCTGTAAATCAATGGGCATCGATACAGCCGAGGTCTTTGAAGGTGTTGGCCTCGATGCCAGGATTAACCCGGCTTTCTTCAGATCAGGCATCGGGTTTGGCGGCTCCTGCTTCCCAAAGGATGTCCGTGCACTAATTGCACAGGCCAGGTCTCAGGGTGTCCCTCCGCAGATCCTAACAAGTGTGGTTGCGGTAAACGAAAACCAGCCCCTCCGGCTTGTTATATTACTGAAGAAGCATATCCCGGATCTCCGGGGCAGGAGAATCGGTGTCCTCGGACTAGCCTTCAAGCCGGATACCGATGATATCCGGGAGAGCCGGGCGATCCCGATCATCGAAGAACTCCAGAAAGAGGGGGCGGGCGTTATCGCTTATGATCCCCTGGCAATGGAATCATTTGGGAGACTCTTCCCTGATATCTCATATGCAGATTCCGCAGAGGATCTGGTTTCAACTGCAGATGCAGTCCTTCTCACAACAGAATGGAAGGAGTTTGACGCACTCGATTACACCGGGAAGCTGGTGATTGATGGTCGGCGGGTTCCGAAGGCAGCGGTTGGATCCATCTATGAGGGGGTCTGCTGGTAA
- a CDS encoding GDP-mannose 4,6-dehydratase, translating into MHIRMGSSKKEIEADPDTRPKALVTGCAGFIGSTLTDRLLADGFAVIGIDRFSDYYARDLKEENLAAAMQHPRFTLIEADIVEMTTFPAVDYVFHLAAQAGVRASWGRSFDIYTRDNIQATQRLLDFYATEANAPDANATDAAAPAAATETGGRPSERLKRFVYSSSSSVYGDIELPMREDRMLQPVSPYGVSKLAAEHLCYLYWKNYGVPTVSLRYFTVYGPRQRPDMGINKFVKAILKGDPITIYGDGTQTRDFTYIDDAVEANVAAALCDANNSAVCGETFNIGGGNRISVRDLIAAIEGATGKTARIEYADEQKGDVQDTWADAQKAEKGLGWSAKVRIHEGLERYVAWIDGGDSH; encoded by the coding sequence GTGCATATACGCATGGGCTCATCAAAGAAGGAAATTGAAGCAGATCCGGATACCAGGCCAAAAGCCCTCGTCACCGGGTGTGCCGGGTTCATCGGGAGCACCCTGACCGACCGGCTGCTCGCAGACGGGTTTGCGGTGATCGGGATCGACCGTTTCTCGGACTACTATGCACGTGATCTAAAAGAAGAGAACCTTGCTGCTGCCATGCAGCACCCCCGGTTCACCCTCATTGAAGCGGATATCGTGGAGATGACCACGTTCCCCGCAGTCGATTATGTCTTTCACCTTGCCGCCCAGGCAGGTGTCCGGGCATCCTGGGGGAGGAGCTTTGATATCTACACCCGCGACAACATCCAGGCGACCCAGCGGCTGCTGGATTTCTATGCAACTGAAGCCAATGCACCTGATGCCAATGCAACGGATGCGGCCGCACCCGCCGCCGCAACCGAAACCGGTGGGCGCCCATCTGAGCGGCTGAAGCGCTTCGTCTACTCCTCCTCTTCATCAGTCTATGGCGACATTGAGCTCCCGATGCGTGAAGACCGGATGCTGCAGCCCGTCTCCCCCTATGGCGTCTCGAAGCTCGCCGCCGAGCACCTCTGCTACCTGTACTGGAAGAATTATGGGGTGCCGACTGTATCGCTCCGCTACTTCACAGTCTACGGCCCCCGGCAGCGGCCCGACATGGGAATCAACAAGTTTGTCAAGGCCATCCTGAAGGGTGATCCGATCACCATCTATGGCGACGGAACCCAGACCCGCGACTTCACCTATATTGATGATGCCGTCGAGGCGAATGTGGCGGCGGCTCTCTGTGACGCCAACAATAGTGCTGTCTGTGGTGAGACCTTCAATATCGGCGGCGGCAACCGGATCAGTGTCCGGGATCTGATCGCCGCCATTGAGGGGGCAACAGGCAAAACGGCGAGGATCGAGTATGCCGACGAGCAGAAAGGCGATGTCCAGGATACCTGGGCAGATGCGCAGAAGGCGGAGAAGGGCCTTGGGTGGTCTGCGAAGGTGCGGATTCACGAGGGGCTGGAGAGGTATGTGGCGTGGATTGATGGCGGGGATAGCCATTAA
- the mch gene encoding methenyltetrahydromethanopterin cyclohydrolase produces MVSVNELGLDLFEELVELSDLFNVAYHELDNGSRIVDCGVAVPGGYGAGEFFTRICMGGLGEVTYRMGEIGGIPQPFIDINTDFPAISCLGAQKAGWTVKAGNYFAMGSGPARALSLKPKHTYEVIEYEDEFDATVICLESDILPNGEVMEKIAEACKVEVENVAAVVAPTSSLVGSIQVAGRCVETAVYKLNELGFDTKKIISGIGTAPIPPVRGPKLAMGVTNDATIYHGQICLTMDAPEIKDYLDKIPSNTSKGYGKPFNDIFKEANYDFYQIDTSLFSPAEVVINEISEGAVYHVGAVNSEVTLKSFGLL; encoded by the coding sequence ATGGTCAGTGTAAATGAACTTGGATTGGATCTCTTCGAAGAGCTTGTGGAACTCTCAGATCTCTTCAATGTGGCGTATCATGAACTTGACAACGGCTCACGCATCGTCGACTGTGGCGTTGCTGTTCCCGGCGGGTATGGTGCGGGCGAGTTCTTCACCCGGATCTGCATGGGAGGCCTTGGAGAGGTTACCTACCGGATGGGCGAGATTGGCGGGATTCCCCAGCCGTTCATTGATATCAATACGGACTTCCCCGCGATCTCCTGTCTCGGCGCCCAGAAGGCCGGGTGGACAGTGAAGGCCGGGAACTATTTCGCAATGGGCAGCGGTCCTGCACGTGCGCTCTCCCTGAAGCCGAAACACACCTATGAAGTAATCGAGTACGAGGATGAATTCGATGCAACCGTGATCTGCCTTGAGTCTGATATTCTGCCCAATGGCGAGGTTATGGAGAAGATTGCAGAAGCCTGCAAGGTCGAGGTTGAGAATGTTGCGGCAGTTGTTGCACCGACATCATCACTTGTCGGGTCGATTCAGGTTGCCGGACGGTGTGTCGAGACTGCGGTCTATAAGCTCAACGAGCTTGGGTTTGACACAAAGAAGATCATCTCGGGTATTGGCACTGCACCGATTCCGCCGGTTCGCGGACCAAAACTTGCGATGGGTGTCACAAATGACGCAACCATCTACCACGGGCAGATCTGCCTGACGATGGATGCGCCGGAGATTAAGGACTATCTCGACAAGATACCAAGCAACACCTCGAAGGGGTATGGAAAGCCCTTCAACGACATCTTCAAAGAGGCCAACTATGACTTCTACCAGATCGATACGTCGCTCTTCTCCCCTGCAGAAGTGGTGATTAACGAGATCTCCGAGGGCGCGGTGTACCATGTGGGTGCTGTGAACTCAGAGGTTACGCTGAAGTCATTTGGGCTACTCTGA
- a CDS encoding ATP-binding protein, which translates to MSQQIFVDRDDELRFLMGRYHSQKPECIIIHGRRRVGKTTLLAQFLKKARGFYFLASEEGTHANIQIFAHDAGEYLGGKTP; encoded by the coding sequence ATATCTCAACAAATCTTCGTTGATCGCGATGATGAACTCCGCTTCCTCATGGGTCGATATCACTCGCAGAAACCCGAATGCATCATCATTCATGGCAGACGGCGAGTAGGAAAGACCACGCTCCTTGCACAGTTCCTGAAGAAGGCCAGGGGCTTCTACTTTCTGGCCTCAGAAGAAGGGACACATGCAAATATCCAGATTTTTGCACACGATGCGGGAGAATACCTGGGAGGAAAAACCCCATAA
- a CDS encoding ORC1-type DNA replication protein — translation MAKKLLMWDETLFRDPLVFEIDHVPDEFRFRDAQMADLSFQVQPALRGSRPLNSLCRGPPGTGKTTTVRKLFDEIEENTKKIACVHVNCKIDNTRYAILARVYKHLAGHLPKTSGTSFNQVYDAVCRVLQKEDLVLVICLDDANYLLYENELNNVIYPLLRAHETYEMVKVGVIVIFSDMDVDPATAFDSRVASVLRPTEVFFPPYTAAEMEEILRMRIQQGFYPGVISEEMLQQVVDNTMKAGDLRVGIDLLKRAGLLAERDARRSIEEDDIHRAYEVSRRFHLASLVKALSRDEQSVLGVIARMSTEEAGMAAGDVYARVKEEMTLGYTRYYEIIRKLDTIRLINLDYRTGRGRTRVITPRYSPDMVLAEMGVRESI, via the coding sequence TTGGCGAAGAAGCTGCTGATGTGGGATGAGACGCTCTTCCGCGACCCCCTGGTCTTTGAAATAGATCATGTTCCCGACGAGTTCCGGTTCCGTGATGCCCAGATGGCTGATCTCTCGTTTCAGGTTCAGCCAGCGCTCCGGGGTAGCCGGCCGCTCAACTCACTCTGCCGCGGCCCGCCTGGTACCGGGAAGACGACGACTGTCCGGAAGCTCTTCGACGAGATAGAGGAGAATACGAAAAAGATTGCCTGCGTCCACGTGAACTGCAAGATCGATAACACCCGATATGCGATTCTTGCAAGGGTCTACAAGCATCTGGCAGGCCATCTTCCAAAAACCAGCGGGACCAGTTTCAACCAGGTCTATGACGCAGTATGCCGGGTCCTCCAGAAGGAGGATCTTGTCCTGGTCATCTGCCTTGATGATGCAAATTATCTCCTCTATGAAAATGAGCTGAATAACGTCATCTACCCGCTCCTCCGTGCGCATGAAACCTATGAGATGGTGAAGGTGGGTGTAATCGTCATCTTCTCTGATATGGATGTTGATCCGGCGACTGCTTTTGATTCACGTGTTGCATCTGTCCTGAGGCCGACTGAGGTCTTCTTCCCCCCCTATACTGCAGCAGAGATGGAGGAGATCCTGAGAATGCGCATACAGCAGGGTTTCTATCCCGGGGTCATCTCAGAAGAGATGCTTCAGCAGGTGGTCGACAACACAATGAAGGCCGGGGATCTGCGTGTTGGGATCGATCTCCTGAAACGTGCAGGCCTGCTCGCGGAACGGGATGCCCGGCGATCGATTGAGGAGGATGATATCCACCGCGCTTACGAGGTCTCACGGCGCTTCCATCTTGCGTCGCTTGTGAAGGCTCTCTCGCGTGACGAACAGTCGGTTCTCGGGGTGATTGCCAGGATGAGTACTGAAGAGGCGGGAATGGCAGCTGGAGACGTGTATGCCCGGGTAAAGGAGGAGATGACTCTTGGGTATACGAGGTACTATGAGATCATCCGGAAGCTGGATACCATCCGGCTGATAAACCTTGATTATAGAACCGGAAGGGGGAGAACGCGGGTGATAACGCCGCGTTACAGCCCGGATATGGTGCTCGCCGAGATGGGGGTACGTGAATCAATTTAG
- a CDS encoding type II toxin-antitoxin system VapB family antitoxin — protein sequence MGTNLALDDHLIAEAQAIGGARTKKAAVTEALEEYIRRRKQVRITELFGKIEYDPEYDYKKHRLRR from the coding sequence ATGGGGACAAATCTTGCGCTCGATGATCATCTCATTGCTGAGGCCCAGGCAATCGGGGGAGCCCGCACGAAGAAAGCCGCGGTTACTGAAGCTCTTGAGGAATATATTCGGAGAAGAAAACAGGTACGGATCACGGAACTCTTTGGAAAGATAGAGTATGATCCAGAGTATGACTATAAAAAACACCGTCTGCGAAGATGA
- a CDS encoding PIN domain-containing protein, with product MVTSDAIRYEISRIPDMTLKRKVEQLAAIATEHVHITKTISERYFSFVGLGVDSADALHLACAESIGAIMLTTDDALIKIIKSNKDKISLKVINPVEWLMEVSRYAD from the coding sequence TTGGTAACAAGTGATGCGATTCGATATGAGATCTCACGAATTCCTGACATGACATTAAAGAGAAAAGTAGAGCAACTTGCGGCTATAGCAACCGAGCATGTTCACATCACAAAAACGATCTCAGAGCGATACTTTTCGTTTGTAGGATTGGGTGTCGATTCTGCGGATGCTCTGCATCTTGCATGTGCTGAATCCATTGGTGCTATTATGCTTACAACAGATGACGCACTTATAAAAATTATTAAGAGCAACAAGGATAAGATATCTCTTAAAGTTATAAATCCGGTTGAATGGCTCATGGAGGTGAGCAGATATGCAGACTAA
- a CDS encoding DUF2283 domain-containing protein, translating into MKVIIDKEADAPIKDSEEIKPGVILDYDDENNLVGIEILNISRRVPSTVLTSVQLETA; encoded by the coding sequence ATGAAAGTGATCATCGATAAAGAGGCTGATGCCCCTATTAAGGATTCAGAAGAGATCAAGCCGGGTGTCATCCTCGATTACGATGACGAGAATAACCTGGTTGGAATTGAGATCCTCAATATCTCCAGGCGTGTGCCTTCTACCGTATTGACTTCGGTTCAGCTGGAGACTGCATGA
- a CDS encoding type II toxin-antitoxin system RelE family toxin, producing the protein MGYTIIWTDKSRKNLEKLQKDTAARIIERVDAIGDDPFQHIDRLAGSAWYTYRVGKYRVILDIKRNTLIIYVIKVGPGKVVYRNLE; encoded by the coding sequence ATGGGATACACCATTATCTGGACTGATAAATCCAGGAAAAACCTTGAGAAATTACAAAAAGATACCGCAGCCAGGATAATCGAGCGTGTCGACGCCATTGGTGACGATCCATTTCAGCACATTGACCGGTTGGCGGGTTCAGCCTGGTATACATATCGGGTGGGCAAATACCGGGTTATTCTTGATATAAAACGAAATACGTTGATAATATATGTAATCAAAGTCGGTCCAGGGAAAGTTGTCTACAGAAATCTGGAATAA